A region of Lycium barbarum isolate Lr01 chromosome 1, ASM1917538v2, whole genome shotgun sequence DNA encodes the following proteins:
- the LOC132643574 gene encoding uncharacterized protein LOC132643574, whose protein sequence is MAKPKEKKKQDDQNPNQERQDKMDDDTQDTQHQEIDQEKSNKKKNKKKKHTVTIETVAENPNNISPIVGYFPSGYDPLKNNNKVVDEEVSTKLYRNVKRSNRLQLVVSPNGSQVDFVGTNYSGEATSAQLCTYSLGVLDKETQTLKIVPIAANKIIRLEPRVRGSEVPETEDPDTVKQDQLTAEERNDKMRDLTQMYSSKKSIRQARKLDSLRQQEDTGNQEEFDRNIAGAINKEALEVAVTTENARNIPPYDLAATTPQLAYPLDRIIFNGEWDYLLDVFELTKAGADMTLDLYPSFVCNRSYKLDHIQDEYEKKRLAGIFAFITHLVKFKDKHSMDGVSSAKHHKIPVILFQKFSSLFAVTDSKRLPDDKLNLLVSYVLVLTLIADDFRSDPTDIAKDLRMNAVALRVHYEYLGCKFVKEKNVLLATLPVPLQFPTLRRKRRR, encoded by the exons ATGGCTAaaccaaaagaaaagaagaagcaaGATGaccaaaaccctaatcaagaaagacAAGACAAAATGGATGATGACACACAAGACACCCAACATCaagaaattgaccaagaaaaatcaaacaagaagaaaaacaagaagaagaagcaTACTGTAACAATTGAAACCGTAGCTGAAAACCCCAATAATATTTCTCCAATTGTTGGTTATTTTCCATCAGGTTATGACCCTTTAAAGAACAACAACAAGGTTGTTGATGAGGAAGTGAGTACCAAGTTATATAGGAATGTGAAAAGAAGTAATAGGTTACAGCTTGTTGTGAGTCCTAATGGGTCACAGGTTGATTTTGTTGGGACTAATTATTCAGGTGAAGCAACATCAGCTCAGTTGTGTACTTACTCACTTGGGGTATTGGATAAAGAAACACAAACTCTCAAGATTGTTCCTATTGCAGCAAACAAG ATAATTAGGTTGGAACCTAGAGTTAGAGGGTCAGAAGTACCGGAAACTGAAGATCCAGATACGGTCAAGCAAGACCAACTCACTGCAGAAGAGAGGAATGACAAAATGAGAGATTTAACTCAAATGTACTCATCAAAGAAGTCTATACGACAG GCTAGGAAGCTTGATTCCCTACGTCAACAAGAAGATACTGGAAATCAAGAGGAATTTGATAGGAATATAGCAGGGGCAATAAACAAAGAGGCTCTTGAAGTAGCCGTTACCACAGAAAATGCGCGGAATATACCACCATATGATCTGGCTGCCACGACACCGCAGTTGGCGTATCCACTAGACAGGATTATTTTCAATGGAGAGTGGGATTATCTTTTGGATGTTTTTGAACTCACGAAAGCTGGGGCAGATATGACACTTGATCTTTATCCAAGCTTTGTTTGCAACAGATCCTACAAATTGGATCATATACAG GACGAATATGAGAAGAAAAGGCTGGCAGGCATATTTGCATTCATTACTCATCTTGTTAAGTTCAAGGATAAACATTCCATGGATGGCGTATCATCTGCAAAGCATCACAAGATTCCCGTCATCTTGTTCCAGAAGTTCTCTTCATTGTTTGCTGTTACAGACTCAAAAAGGCTTCCGGATGACAAATTAAATCTTCTTGTCAGCTATGTTTTGGTGCTTACTCTCATCGCTGATGATTTTCGTAGCGATCCAACTGATATAGCCAAAGATTTGAGAATGAATGCTGTAGCATTGCGTGTTCACTATGAGTACTTGGGTTGCAAGTTTGTTAAAGAGAAAAATGTACTGTTGGCTACTCTTCCTGTTCCACTTCAATTTCCAACTCTAAGGAGGAAGAGAAGAAGGTAG